The sequence GTCCTCCTGGGCGTGACCACGGTCCTCGCCCCGGCCACGACGGTCCCCGCGGGAGCGGCGGCGGCTCCCCTCCCGGCCCTCGGCGCGCCGGCGTCGATCGGGATCCCGGACCTCGGCCTGGCGCTGGACCACGTGACGGCTTTGGGGCACGTCGGTGGCCGGCGTGAGCAGCCCGGGACGGCGCTCGGGGTCGGCTGGTTCGCCGACGGCCCGGCCCCGGGGGCGCCCGGCGTCGCGGTGCTGTCCGGCCACGCCGGCTTCGGCTACTCGGCCGGCGCGTTCGCCCGCCTGGCGGCGCTCCGCCCGGGCGCGCCGATCACGGTCCGCGACGCCGACGGGCACGAGTCCCGCTTCACGGTCCGGCGGACGGCGCAGTTCCCGCCGGACGAGCCGGACACCACGCTGGTGGCCCCCGAGGGCGCGGGCCCGCAGCTGCGCCTGATCACCAGCGACGGGACCTATGACGGCGCAGGCTTCAACGGCGCACGGGTCGCCGTCTACGCGACTCCCGCCTGACGCCCCGGGGTCAGCCGATCAGGTCGCGCAGCTGGGAGACCGCGGCCACGCGGGCGTCGCGGCCCGGGAGGAGGGGGTTGACCACCAGCGTCGTCGCGCCGGCCTCCTTGAACGCCGCCAGGCGCTCCTTCACGTACCCGGCCGGGCCGACCAGGGAGATCGCGCGCAGCAGTTCGAGGGGAACGGCCGCCGCCGCTTCCTCCTTCTTGCCGTCGAGGTAGAGGTCCTGGATCAGCTTCGCCTCGGCCTCGTAGCCGTAGCGGCGGGCGAGGTCGTTGTAGAAGTTCTTGCCGCGCGCGCCCATCCCGCCGATGTACAGCGCCAGGATCGGGCGCAGGTGGTCGAGCAGCGGCTCGACGTCGTCGCCGATGGCCAGGGCCACCGACACGTACGTGTCCAGCTCGCCCAGCTCCGGAGCGCGCTTCGCCTTGCCCTCGGCCAGCGCCGCGCCCCAGGCGTCGGCCGCCTTCTCCGGGTGGAAGAAGATCGGCTGCCAGCCTTCGGCGATTTCCGCGGTGAGCGCGACGTTCTTGGGGCCGAGCGAAGCCAGCAGCACCGGGATGCGCTCGCGCACCGGGTGGTTGATCAGTTTCAGCGGCTTGCCGAGCCCGGTCCCCTGCTCCGGCGGCAGCGGGATCGTGTAGTGCTTGCCCTCGTGCACCACGCGCTCACGGCGCCACACTTGACGGCACACCTCGACGATTTCGCGAGTGCGCCCGAGCGGCGCGTCGTACTTCACGCCGTGGAAGCCCTCGATGACCTGCGGACCGGACGCGCCGAGCCCCAGGATGAACCGCCCGTCGGAGACGAAGTCGAGTCCGGCCGCGGTCATCGCCGTGAGCGTCGGCGTGCGCGTGTAGATCTGGAAGATCCCGGAGGCCAGTTGGACGCGTTCGGTCTTGGCCGCGAGGTAGCCGAGCTGGCTGACGGCGTCGAACGAATACGCCTCCGGCACGAAGGCGACGTCGAGGCCCACCTTCTCCAGTTCGACGATGTCCGCGACGCTGTCGGCGAAGCCTCCGGCGTAGTTGATCGCGGTCCCGATCCGCATGTCCACCTCCGTTGCTGAGCAAGCGCTTATTCGTCCTGGTCCGTCATACCGCACGGGCCCCTTGATCTCAGCACGTGGCGGACACCCGGCCGAGTGGCGGTGGTCACGCCCCACCGCCCGGTCGCCTCAGAAGGCGGTGAAGTCCAGGACGAGACGGCCGCGGACGCCGCCACCGGCCAGCCGCCGGTGGGCGTCGGCGGCGCGGCCGGCCGGCAGCACGTCGGCCACCCGCAGCGTCAGCTCGCCCGCGGCGGCCTGATCCCGCAGCCGCAGCAGGCGGGCGTGGTCGGTCACCGCCGCGGGGACGAACACCTTGTGCAGCCGGATGCCGCGGTCGACCGGGCCGTCCCAGCCGCGGACGACGGCCAGCCCGCCGCCGTCACGGATCGCCGCGACGATCAGTTCGTGCTGCGCCGCGCCGTCGAGCACGGCGTCCACACCGTCGGGCGCGAGCGCGCGGAAGCGGGCGGCGACGTCGTCGCCGCGGGGCACGACCTCGTCGGCGCCCAGTTCCCGTACGAGCCGGACGTCGGCCGCCGAGGCGTCCGCGAACACCCGCAGCCCCTCGGTCTTGGCCAGCTGCACCGCATACCCGCCGAAGGCGCCGACCGCTCCGGTCACCGCGATGGTGCCGCCGGCCGGCACGGCGACCGCATCCAGCGCGAGCCGGGCGGTCAGCGCGTTCATCAGCAGCGTGGACGCGGCCGGGAAGTCCACGCCGGGTGGCATCGGGACCACCGATTCCACCGGCGCCACGACGAGTTCGGCGTAGGCGCCGCCGCGTGGGCCGTAGGCGTGCAGGATCGCCATCACCCGGTCCCCGGGCCGGAGTGCGGTGTCAGTGTCCGGGCCGATCGCGTCGACCACGCCGGCCGCGTCCATCCCCGGCACGTAGGGGCCGGGGCGGCCTTCGAACCAGGCTGGCACGACCCCGGCGCGCAGCATGGTGTCGGTGGGGTTGACCGCCGCGGCGTGCACGCGGATGCGCACCTCACCGGGGCCCGGGACGGGGTCGGGCAAGTCGATCACCCGCAGCACGTCGGGGCCACCGAACTCGGTCAGGCCGATCGCACGCATGCCCGGTCCTCAGTTCTCGATCGCGGTTTCGGCGGGGATCCTGGCGGCCGCGGGATTGCCCACCGACCAGCGCGAGCTGACCCGGTTGCGGCGGACCCGCCACACGTGGCCGTGCTCGCGGACCAGGTCGGTCTCGAACCGGTTGCCCAGCAGCAGGTGGTCCTGGAACTCGACCGACGGCCCTTCGCCGCTCCGGTGGTGCTGCCCGATCAGGTAACAGGTCAGCTTGGCGGTGTCGCCGTCCACCCACACCCGGATGTTGGCCAGGGCGTGGAAGGTGTCCATCGCGGTTCCCACGGTCCGCATCAGGGTCTCGACGACCTGTTCGCGGCCGACGTAGGGCTCGAACACGTGGATGCTGGGGTCGATGCCGCCGAGGTCGAACACCGCGTCCTCGGTGAAGGCGGACCGCAGCAGGTCCTCGTCGCCGAAGTCGATGCCCTCGACGATCCGCGTGACCGCGTCCACGACGCCGTCCCGGTCGGTGTAGGCCGTCGCTTCACTCGGCTTCATCGGCAATCTCCTGTCTCGAACCAACGCCAACGTTGGTGTTGGTTCGACCGTAACACCCGACTTTCGCCAACGGCAACGTTGGCGTCGGTGTTAACCTCCGGGGATGAAGCGAACCGTCGACGACACGCGCCGTCTGCTGCGGGAAGCGGCGATGGCCGAGTTCGCCGCGCACGGGTCCGACGGCACCACCGTGACCCGCATCGCCGCCCGCGCCGGTGTCAACAAGGAACGCCTCTACGCCTACTTCGGCGACAAGGACGCCCTCTTCGACGAGGTGCTCACCGAAGCGCTGGAGGAACTCTCCCGCGTCGTCACGCCGGAAGGCGTGGACTTCGGCGACATGGGCGAAGTCGCCGGACGCACCTTCGACTACTACGGCGAGCACCCCGAACTGGCGCGCCTGCTGCTGTGGGAAGGCCTGCGCGGGGCGCCGCCGGTCAACGCCACCGCGCGCGTCGAGCACTACAGCCGCAAGGTCGCCGCCACCGGCCGGGCCCAGCGCGACGGGTCCATCGACGGCGGCATCGACGCCGGCCACCTCATGTTCATGATCATCGGGCTCGCGGCGTGGTGGTTCAGCGTCCCGCAGCTCGCCACCATGCTGACCGGCACCGAGGCCGACGACGCGGACGAGCGAGCCCGGAGGCGAGCGTTCGTCGTGGAGGCGGCCCGGCGCCTGACCCGGTCACCGGCGGACGTCCCGGCTCCCTGAGGGAAGCTGGGCCGGGTCCACGAGCGTGACCTCCTCGAGCGTCTCGAACCGGCCGTCCGGCGCGAAAGTGCCGAACACATACGACTCCCGCACCTGCCGGGTGCCGTCGCGCATCTCGATCGTGAGCACGTGGCGGTCCGCGTAGGCGGATCCGAGGACCAACTCGTCCAGCAGGTCGATCTCCACCGAGCGGATCATCGTGCGGATCTGGGCTCCTCGAGCACGAACGCCATGCTCCTCATCGTTTCCTCCGTCAGACCGGCTACGAACGACTTTCGCCGGGGGTGCCGCGCCGGAGGAACGCGTGCCAGGTCTGCTCGAACGAGCGGGTCAGGGCCGACGCCGGGGCGAAGCGGTCCCAGGCGTGGAACGCCCGCGCGTAGAGGTGCAGGTCGACCGGAACCCCCGCGGCGGTCAGCCGTCGCGCGAAGTCGATGCCCTCGTCCCGCAGCAGGTCGAACTGGGCCACGGCGACGAAGGTGTCCGGCAGGCCCGCGAGATCGGTGGCCCGGCCGGGCGCGGAGTACGGGTCCACGTCCTCCGCACCCATCCGGTCGCCCAGCACCGCGGCCCAGGCGTACCACATGTCCGCGTGGGTGAAGACGACCTCGGAGACGGCCTCCGTGCTCGACGCCGTCTCGAGTCGGTCGTCGAGCATCGGGTAGAGCAGGGACAGCGAGCACGGCGGCACGGCCCCGCGGTCGCGCACCATGAGCGCGGTGGCGGCGGCCGGTGCGCCGCCGCCGCTGGCGCCCGCGAGCCCGATCCGGTGCGGATCGATCCGCTGCTCGGCGGCTTGCTTGACGAGGTGGGTGTAGGCGAGATAGCCGTCTTCGGCCGCGCCGGGAGCCGGGGTCTCCGGGGCGAGCCGGTAAGCGACGGCCGCCACCACGCAGCCGAGGCTCAGGGCCAGCGCGGTGTGGTACGCGTCGTCGGCGCGGACATCGCCGCCGAGGACCTGGGCGCCGGCGTGGAACCAGAGCAGCGCCGGCAGGACGTCTCCGGCGTCCGCCGGGCGGTACAGGACAACTTCGAGCTCGGTCCGGTCGTCCCGCGGGATCCGTAGCGCCGAAATCGTCACTCGCGGGTCCGGGGGCGCCGCGGGCAGGTTAGCCATGGCCGCGGCCAGCTGCGCGCGCAGCGCCGGGATGTCGGAGAGGTCGAGCAGGGTGCCGTTCGCGACCTTGGGCAGGGCCGCGAACGCGGCGGCGAGGTCCTGGTCGAGCAGGCTGTGGGTGCCGGGCATGAGAAGTCCTTTCAGAACAGGGAAGGCTGGCCGCTGCCGGCGGTGATGCCGCCGTCGACGGGCAGGACGGCTCCGGTGATGACCCGGGCGTCGGCCGAGGCCAGGAAGGTGACCGCGCCGGCGACGTCGGCGGGCGTGCCGGCGCCGGCCAGCGCCCGGCGCCGGTCGAAGCGTTCGACCAGGCCGGCGTACTTCGTCGCCAGCTCCGCCGAACCGGTCAGCGACGGGGCGACTGTGTTCACCCGGATGCCGAACCGGCCGAGGTCGAAGGCGAGCCCGCGGGTGAGGTTCACGACCGCGCCCTTGGCGGCGTTGTAGGCGGTGAGCCTGCGGTCGCCCCCGAGCCCGGAGGCGGAGGCGATCTGGACGATGCTGCCGCGGCTTTCCTTCAGGTACGGCACTGCCGCCTGGGCACCGAAGAAGCAGCTGTCGACGTCGGTGTCCATGATCAGCCGCCAGTCGGCCGCGGTGGTCTCCTCGAACTCCTTCACGAGGCCGACCCCGGCGTTGGACACCAGCACGTCGATCCCGCCGAACCGCTCGGCACCGGCGTCGATCATCGCCCGCACCTGGTCCGGGTTCGTGACATCGGTGGCGACGGGCAGCGCGCGGTCCGCGCCGATCTCGGCCGCGAGGGCCACCAGCCGGTCCATCCGCCGCGCGGCCAGCACGAGCGCGGCCCCCTCGGCGGCGAACCGCCGGGCGATCCCGGCACCGATGCCGGAACTGGCACCGGTGACCACGACCACCTTCCCCGCGAAACGTTGCTCCACTACATCTCTCCAACGTCAGTAACTGACACTTTCTCGGACAGTCACTGACGCTAGCGTGAGTCAGTCACTGACGCAAGAAGCATCAGTGACTGACACTTGTGATAGGTTTCCGGACGTGTCACGAAGAGGCGATGAAGTGCGGCTGCGGCTCCAGGAGGCCGCCCTCGACCTGTACCTGGAGCGGGGCTACGACAAGACCACGACCGGGGACATCGCCGCCCGCGCCGGGGTCACCGAGCGCACCTTCTTCCGCCACTTCGCCGACAAGCGCGAGGTTTTCTTCGACGGCGAGACCGAGCTGCGGGATCTGCTCACCGGCGCCGTCGCCGAGGTCCCCGCCGGCGTCAAGCCACTGCCCGCGCTGCGAACCGCGTTCCACGAAGTCGTACCGCTGATCGAGCGCAACCTGCCGGTCACCGAGCGGCGGGCGCCCGTCATCGCCACCACGCCGGCCCTGCAGGAACGGGCGCTGTCCAAGACCGCGTTCCTGGTCGCCTCGCTCGCCGACGCGCTGCGGGCCCGCGGCGTCCCCGGCCCGCAGGCCGCCCTGTACGCCCAGGTGGGCATGGACACGTACTCGATCGCCATCCGTCGCTGGGGCGCCGACCGCGACGAGGACCTGCACACCCACATCGACCGCGCCTTCACCGATCTGCGGCTCGCCGCGAACGCCCTCAAGTGACGCCGGACCGGCGCCTAGCCCCGTCGTGGACGCGGGCTACCAGCCGAGTTTCGATCTTGCGTAGCGTCGCGATCGCGGCGTCGATCTCGGCGTCGTCGGCGACCGTCCCCTCGAGCAGCCGGCTCCAGGCCACACGTAGCCGCCGCAGGTTGTCGTGCGCTTTCTCGGTGGGGTAAAGGCGAACGCGCCGTGCGTCGTGCCGGTCGACGTCCCGCCGCACGAGACCCGCCGCTTCGAGGCCGCGCACCGCCCGGCTGAAGTTGCTCGAGATCAGCTGGGTGGCCTCGGCGGCCGCGCTGACCGTGGTTCCCGGGTTGCGGTCGATGTAGCGCATCACCGCTCCCTGCAGCGGCGTCCCCGCCTCGATCTCGGCTTCCTTGGACGCCACGATGTGCCGGCCCACGGCCAATACCACGTCGGCGAGCTCGAACAGCCTCGACGTCTGCTCCTCGTCCATCTGCCAGAACCTCCCGGGATCACTGTCAGATGAATGCTATCATTTGACAGGTACCCGTGACCCGCACGAAGGATCGGCCATGACTCTTGTCGCCATCGAGGAGCATTGGATCCACCCTGCTCTCACCACCGCGCTCAAGGGCATGCCGCGCCCGGACGAGAGCCTGGCCTTCAACGAGCTGGGCGACCATTCGCAGCGGCTGACCGACCTGGACGAGGGCCGGCTCGCCGCCATGGACGCGCAAGGCATCGACGTCTCCGTCCTCGCCCTGACCCCGCCGGGAACCCAGCCGCTGCCGCCCGCCGAAGCCGTGCGGTTGAGCCGCACCGTGAACGACGTCGCCGCGGCCGCCGCCGGCCGGCATCCGGCGCGCTTCCGGGTGCTCTCGACCCTGCCGATGTCTTCTCCGGAGCACGTCGTCGACGAGCTCGTGCGCGCGAAGAGCCTCGGCCACGTCGGGACCATGGTCTACAGCCGCTCCGGAGAGCGCTTTCTCGACGATCCCGCCTACGACGAGTTCTTCGCCGCAGCCGCCGACCTCGGCCAGCCGGTGTTCATCCATCCCCAGATCCCCTCGGACCGCGTCCGCGACGCCTCCTACCGCGGTCTCGGTGACATGAGCGACCTCGCGCTGGCCACCTTCGGGTGGGGCTGGCACGTCGACACCGCGACCGCGGCACTCCGGCTCATCCTGCGCGGCACCTTCGACCGGCACCCCGCACTGCAGGTCGTGCTGGGCCACTGGGGAGAGCTGCTGCTGTTCTGGCTGGACCGGGCCGACAGCCTCTCGCGCGTCGCCGACCTGCGGCACCCGGTCTCGCACTACATCAGGGCGAACTTCCACATCACCGCGTCCGGCATGCTCAACCCGGCCCTGCTCCGCCACGCCCTTTCCGTGACGACCGCCGACCGGTTGCTCTTCTCCACCGACTACCCCTTCCAGCACCCGAGCCGCGACGAGATCGGCTCCTTCCTCGCACACTTCGACACCGAAGCAGACCGGCGGAAGTTTTCCTCCGCCAACGCGGCGGCACTCTTCGGCCTCACGCTCTGACCGGCCGGAGCCGGGGCGATGGCGGGCGCTCCTACTCCGCGGCTTCCTCCGCCGGCGCGAGTTCCAGCACTCCCCATCCCTCGGGAAGCGCGTCGGCCTCGCCGGGCACCCGGATCACCGTGCCGGGCGGCCAGGTGCTTTCCACGTCCACCTTCCGCTTGTGCCCGACCAGGCGGACCCACACCCCTCCGATCCGGGGCGGCCGCGCGAAGTGCGCGCCGGCGAACCCGACCGGGCCGTCGAAGCGCACGTCGTCGAAGACGGTTTCACCGTCGAAGCGTGCGCGGGCGAACCCGCCGACGTCGTCGAATCTCGTGTGGAGGAACCGCGCAGTTTGGCCGAACTCCGCCTCCCGGAACCCGGCCAGATCGGCGAATTCCGTGTTCTCGAACCACACGTCCGCGGCGAACCGGGTGCGTTCGAAGTCGGCCGCATCGGCGAAGCGGCATTCGTAGAACCTCGTCACGCCGCCGAACGCCGCCTCCTCGAACACCGCGAAC is a genomic window of Amycolatopsis lexingtonensis containing:
- a CDS encoding class F sortase, producing the protein MIERPERRAALARPAAAVLAVVAGLGCVLLGVTTVLAPATTVPAGAAAAPLPALGAPASIGIPDLGLALDHVTALGHVGGRREQPGTALGVGWFADGPAPGAPGVAVLSGHAGFGYSAGAFARLAALRPGAPITVRDADGHESRFTVRRTAQFPPDEPDTTLVAPEGAGPQLRLITSDGTYDGAGFNGARVAVYATPA
- a CDS encoding TetR/AcrR family transcriptional regulator, translated to MKRTVDDTRRLLREAAMAEFAAHGSDGTTVTRIAARAGVNKERLYAYFGDKDALFDEVLTEALEELSRVVTPEGVDFGDMGEVAGRTFDYYGEHPELARLLLWEGLRGAPPVNATARVEHYSRKVAATGRAQRDGSIDGGIDAGHLMFMIIGLAAWWFSVPQLATMLTGTEADDADERARRRAFVVEAARRLTRSPADVPAP
- a CDS encoding nuclear transport factor 2 family protein, coding for MKPSEATAYTDRDGVVDAVTRIVEGIDFGDEDLLRSAFTEDAVFDLGGIDPSIHVFEPYVGREQVVETLMRTVGTAMDTFHALANIRVWVDGDTAKLTCYLIGQHHRSGEGPSVEFQDHLLLGNRFETDLVREHGHVWRVRRNRVSSRWSVGNPAAARIPAETAIEN
- a CDS encoding MarR family winged helix-turn-helix transcriptional regulator, which codes for MDEEQTSRLFELADVVLAVGRHIVASKEAEIEAGTPLQGAVMRYIDRNPGTTVSAAAEATQLISSNFSRAVRGLEAAGLVRRDVDRHDARRVRLYPTEKAHDNLRRLRVAWSRLLEGTVADDAEIDAAIATLRKIETRLVARVHDGARRRSGVT
- a CDS encoding alpha/beta hydrolase fold domain-containing protein encodes the protein MPGTHSLLDQDLAAAFAALPKVANGTLLDLSDIPALRAQLAAAMANLPAAPPDPRVTISALRIPRDDRTELEVVLYRPADAGDVLPALLWFHAGAQVLGGDVRADDAYHTALALSLGCVVAAVAYRLAPETPAPGAAEDGYLAYTHLVKQAAEQRIDPHRIGLAGASGGGAPAAATALMVRDRGAVPPCSLSLLYPMLDDRLETASSTEAVSEVVFTHADMWYAWAAVLGDRMGAEDVDPYSAPGRATDLAGLPDTFVAVAQFDLLRDEGIDFARRLTAAGVPVDLHLYARAFHAWDRFAPASALTRSFEQTWHAFLRRGTPGESRS
- a CDS encoding LLM class F420-dependent oxidoreductase, whose amino-acid sequence is MRIGTAINYAGGFADSVADIVELEKVGLDVAFVPEAYSFDAVSQLGYLAAKTERVQLASGIFQIYTRTPTLTAMTAAGLDFVSDGRFILGLGASGPQVIEGFHGVKYDAPLGRTREIVEVCRQVWRRERVVHEGKHYTIPLPPEQGTGLGKPLKLINHPVRERIPVLLASLGPKNVALTAEIAEGWQPIFFHPEKAADAWGAALAEGKAKRAPELGELDTYVSVALAIGDDVEPLLDHLRPILALYIGGMGARGKNFYNDLARRYGYEAEAKLIQDLYLDGKKEEAAAAVPLELLRAISLVGPAGYVKERLAAFKEAGATTLVVNPLLPGRDARVAAVSQLRDLIG
- a CDS encoding amidohydrolase family protein, translated to MTLVAIEEHWIHPALTTALKGMPRPDESLAFNELGDHSQRLTDLDEGRLAAMDAQGIDVSVLALTPPGTQPLPPAEAVRLSRTVNDVAAAAAGRHPARFRVLSTLPMSSPEHVVDELVRAKSLGHVGTMVYSRSGERFLDDPAYDEFFAAAADLGQPVFIHPQIPSDRVRDASYRGLGDMSDLALATFGWGWHVDTATAALRLILRGTFDRHPALQVVLGHWGELLLFWLDRADSLSRVADLRHPVSHYIRANFHITASGMLNPALLRHALSVTTADRLLFSTDYPFQHPSRDEIGSFLAHFDTEADRRKFSSANAAALFGLTL
- a CDS encoding TetR/AcrR family transcriptional regulator, translated to MSRRGDEVRLRLQEAALDLYLERGYDKTTTGDIAARAGVTERTFFRHFADKREVFFDGETELRDLLTGAVAEVPAGVKPLPALRTAFHEVVPLIERNLPVTERRAPVIATTPALQERALSKTAFLVASLADALRARGVPGPQAALYAQVGMDTYSIAIRRWGADRDEDLHTHIDRAFTDLRLAANALK
- a CDS encoding quinone oxidoreductase family protein, producing MRAIGLTEFGGPDVLRVIDLPDPVPGPGEVRIRVHAAAVNPTDTMLRAGVVPAWFEGRPGPYVPGMDAAGVVDAIGPDTDTALRPGDRVMAILHAYGPRGGAYAELVVAPVESVVPMPPGVDFPAASTLLMNALTARLALDAVAVPAGGTIAVTGAVGAFGGYAVQLAKTEGLRVFADASAADVRLVRELGADEVVPRGDDVAARFRALAPDGVDAVLDGAAQHELIVAAIRDGGGLAVVRGWDGPVDRGIRLHKVFVPAAVTDHARLLRLRDQAAAGELTLRVADVLPAGRAADAHRRLAGGGVRGRLVLDFTAF
- a CDS encoding SDR family NAD(P)-dependent oxidoreductase, with product MEQRFAGKVVVVTGASSGIGAGIARRFAAEGAALVLAARRMDRLVALAAEIGADRALPVATDVTNPDQVRAMIDAGAERFGGIDVLVSNAGVGLVKEFEETTAADWRLIMDTDVDSCFFGAQAAVPYLKESRGSIVQIASASGLGGDRRLTAYNAAKGAVVNLTRGLAFDLGRFGIRVNTVAPSLTGSAELATKYAGLVERFDRRRALAGAGTPADVAGAVTFLASADARVITGAVLPVDGGITAGSGQPSLF